The Streptomyces sp. NBC_00224 genome has a window encoding:
- a CDS encoding NUDIX hydrolase, translated as MVKELSHYVHEHPHEAMALMPLYAAARDHAQHRACLHDHRCPLVMAGAVVVDERNRVLALRHQGGFSLAEIAPEAADDSLSGAALRLLAEEVGVRDVWTDPGREGPFLIDVARAAPEYGPRLRVGFRYLFRAHSGVVVPAVIATGAAAWLPAAEIRIPAVRDRLQRHLIGAV; from the coding sequence GTGGTCAAGGAACTCTCGCACTACGTTCACGAGCACCCGCACGAAGCCATGGCGCTCATGCCCCTGTACGCCGCAGCGCGTGACCATGCCCAGCATCGCGCTTGCCTGCACGACCACCGCTGCCCGCTAGTGATGGCGGGGGCGGTGGTCGTAGACGAACGAAATCGCGTTCTCGCCTTGCGGCACCAGGGCGGCTTCAGCCTGGCGGAGATCGCACCCGAGGCTGCGGACGACTCGCTGAGCGGCGCGGCGCTCCGGCTGCTGGCCGAAGAAGTCGGCGTCCGCGACGTCTGGACGGACCCCGGCCGTGAGGGCCCCTTCCTGATCGACGTAGCCCGCGCCGCTCCGGAGTACGGCCCCCGCCTCAGAGTCGGCTTCCGCTACCTCTTCCGCGCCCACTCGGGCGTCGTGGTTCCCGCCGTGATCGCCACCGGCGCGGCTGCCTGGCTGCCCGCCGCCGAGATCAGGATCCCGGCAGTGCGCGATCGTTTGCAGCGTCACTTGATCGGTGCCGTATGA
- the dapF gene encoding diaminopimelate epimerase — MQFRKIHGAGNDFVFLSDPAPEEGKDWSKEAERLCARRTGVGADGLVISRLISHDPCRLEVACFNADGSTATMCGNALRCAAWLAHCDHGSSEMHLLMAGVTHQALVRDDGVWVTAEVGAIRLRLMQAVINGRPTWFDSAHTGTEHVIAIVNDVDAVDATTVGRLVRHHATVSPLGTNVNFVQALGGQELKIRTYERGVEDETLSCGSGAVAAVVIATLRGLVARREVTIHNQAGEPLTVRPHPDRPARTQWVGGPVTHTFEGVLA, encoded by the coding sequence ATGCAGTTTAGAAAGATCCACGGAGCCGGGAACGACTTCGTCTTCCTCTCCGATCCCGCGCCGGAGGAGGGCAAGGACTGGTCGAAGGAGGCCGAGCGGCTCTGCGCTCGACGTACTGGCGTCGGTGCTGACGGTCTGGTCATCAGCCGACTGATTAGTCACGACCCCTGCCGCCTTGAAGTCGCGTGCTTCAACGCGGACGGCTCGACGGCGACCATGTGCGGCAACGCGCTGCGCTGCGCCGCCTGGCTCGCTCACTGCGACCACGGCTCAAGCGAGATGCACCTCCTCATGGCCGGGGTGACGCACCAGGCCCTCGTCCGCGACGACGGTGTGTGGGTCACCGCCGAGGTCGGGGCGATCCGCCTGCGACTGATGCAGGCGGTTATCAACGGCCGACCAACGTGGTTCGACAGTGCTCACACCGGCACCGAACACGTCATCGCCATCGTGAATGACGTCGATGCGGTCGACGCGACGACGGTAGGGCGACTCGTCCGCCACCACGCCACCGTGTCGCCGCTCGGAACGAACGTCAACTTCGTTCAAGCCCTCGGCGGCCAGGAGCTGAAGATCCGCACCTACGAGCGTGGCGTCGAAGACGAAACCCTGTCCTGCGGCAGTGGAGCGGTCGCAGCCGTCGTTATCGCCACCCTGCGCGGACTGGTCGCCCGTCGCGAGGTCACGATCCACAACCAGGCAGGCGAGCCCCTGACGGTCCGCCCCCACCCCGATCGGCCGGCGCGCACACAGTGGGTCGGCGGCCCGGTCACTCACACCTTTGAAGGGGTACTCGCATGA
- a CDS encoding ATP-grasp domain-containing protein, translating to MTLFLDSNSVAAIQRAAQALRDWRQHQRGLNVGLVYGPVSAEDQLYHSKCPVKQRSVTALAAALDEIGARWKVLNPCEPGFIEELAGCDVALSNLHGPYGEDGRLQGLLDYLRVPYCGSGVGASVVAANKVLCKRVMESFGVPTPGWRVWSGGRAEWRGQAVMVKPPFGGSSVGMALVRDAEALPVALADAAGDEGDVLIEDYIAGVPLTVGLLELPGGNVVIFPPLATQATEADFYDADTKLDVDSRRSVIVTAVELEPDVLGEIAGHTMALWQGLGLRGSARVDFILSGDGRLFALEVNSTPGMSRDSNFVVGAAMVGLTHTDIVLAMLHEALTRPPYDVPLPTPAFASSTPTREAAVSP from the coding sequence ATGACGCTCTTCCTGGACTCCAACTCGGTCGCGGCTATCCAGCGGGCTGCCCAGGCCCTCCGTGACTGGCGGCAGCACCAGCGTGGGCTGAACGTCGGTCTCGTCTACGGACCGGTGTCGGCCGAAGACCAGCTCTACCACTCGAAGTGCCCGGTGAAGCAGCGCTCCGTCACCGCGCTGGCGGCAGCGCTGGACGAGATCGGCGCTCGCTGGAAGGTCCTTAACCCCTGCGAGCCCGGCTTCATCGAGGAGCTTGCCGGGTGCGACGTCGCCCTCTCGAACCTCCACGGCCCGTACGGGGAGGACGGGCGGTTACAGGGTCTGCTCGACTACTTGCGGGTGCCGTACTGCGGAAGCGGCGTCGGCGCATCGGTGGTGGCGGCGAACAAGGTGCTCTGCAAGCGGGTGATGGAGAGCTTCGGGGTCCCTACGCCCGGCTGGCGCGTGTGGTCCGGCGGCCGCGCGGAATGGCGGGGCCAGGCCGTGATGGTCAAGCCGCCCTTCGGTGGTTCCAGCGTCGGCATGGCGCTGGTCCGCGACGCCGAAGCCCTGCCGGTGGCACTCGCTGACGCGGCTGGCGACGAGGGCGACGTACTTATCGAGGACTACATCGCCGGCGTACCCCTCACCGTCGGGCTGCTGGAACTGCCCGGGGGCAACGTGGTCATCTTCCCCCCACTGGCTACGCAAGCCACCGAAGCGGACTTCTACGACGCCGACACGAAGCTCGATGTCGACTCGCGCCGTTCCGTGATCGTGACGGCGGTCGAGCTGGAACCCGATGTGCTCGGCGAGATCGCCGGACACACCATGGCCTTGTGGCAGGGGCTCGGCTTGCGCGGCTCAGCTCGGGTGGACTTCATCCTCTCCGGGGACGGTCGCCTGTTCGCCCTAGAGGTCAACAGCACACCAGGCATGTCGCGTGACTCGAACTTTGTCGTCGGTGCGGCCATGGTCGGCCTCACTCATACGGACATCGTCCTCGCGATGCTCCACGAAGCCCTGACCCGCCCGCCGTACGATGTGCCCCTGCCCACTCCCGCGTTCGCCAGCTCCACACCGACCCGGGAGGCTGCCGTCTCACCGTAG
- a CDS encoding C39 family peptidase, with product MPRVHDVPMCRQLIAPEEWDRHGGWALGDRIEWSNRACGLASLRMVLLAYGREAPTVTELLKLAVKHEVLTPRGALHAGLANLATDLGVPARAEPVATGELLDRLDDAPLIVSVTEQFPDDGRTGGHLVIARGYESGSDPKILIRDPSAWGQTHDRVPLSRFAPSYAGRAITFTPPWFTTERPGD from the coding sequence GTGCCGCGCGTCCACGATGTGCCCATGTGCCGACAGCTCATCGCCCCCGAGGAATGGGATCGCCACGGCGGGTGGGCGCTGGGAGACCGGATCGAATGGTCCAACCGGGCCTGCGGCCTCGCGTCACTGCGGATGGTCCTGCTCGCCTACGGCCGCGAGGCTCCGACCGTCACGGAGCTGCTGAAGCTCGCGGTCAAGCACGAGGTTCTGACCCCACGCGGAGCACTCCACGCCGGCCTCGCCAACCTGGCCACCGACCTCGGCGTCCCCGCCCGCGCGGAACCAGTCGCAACCGGAGAACTGCTCGATCGCCTCGACGACGCGCCGCTCATCGTGTCGGTGACCGAGCAGTTCCCCGACGACGGCCGCACGGGCGGCCACCTTGTTATCGCGCGCGGCTACGAGAGCGGCTCAGACCCCAAGATCCTCATCCGCGACCCGTCCGCCTGGGGACAAACGCACGACCGGGTACCACTGAGCCGGTTCGCGCCTTCGTATGCCGGCCGCGCCATCACGTTCACCCCCCCCTGGTTCACAACGGAGAGACCTGGTGACTGA
- a CDS encoding glutamate ligase domain-containing protein, translated as MTEAKDGKPKKEGGRKIAVLGEMLELGDDAVEAHRQVGRMAAENGVDLVVAVGGDLAKQLALAAGHAGVPELAIVADNETAAAFLAPLLRPSDVVLVKASRGGQLWQVAQALTGQPVTGL; from the coding sequence GTGACTGAGGCAAAAGATGGCAAGCCCAAGAAGGAGGGCGGCCGAAAGATCGCCGTACTCGGCGAGATGCTGGAGCTCGGCGACGACGCCGTAGAGGCCCACCGCCAGGTCGGGCGCATGGCCGCCGAGAACGGTGTCGATCTGGTGGTAGCCGTCGGTGGCGACCTTGCCAAGCAACTCGCCCTCGCAGCCGGTCATGCAGGCGTACCGGAGCTGGCGATCGTCGCGGACAACGAGACCGCGGCAGCCTTCCTCGCGCCTCTGCTGCGTCCGAGCGACGTGGTCCTCGTGAAGGCGTCCCGAGGCGGCCAACTCTGGCAGGTCGCCCAGGCTCTCACCGGCCAGCCGGTCACTGGGCTCTAG
- a CDS encoding recombinase family protein translates to MLVRVSSKEQEQEGYSLQAQERFLRDYCERVGLKAVKPFHISETASKVDQRKTFNETMVYLKKHQILHFVCEKVDRLLRNFKDTVMVEEWLEGDDTRRLHCPKNSLVLHKNSSSQDKFVWGMHVVVAKNYTDNLSEEVRKGQLEKLRQGWLPAVPPPGYENVLESGKRVQRVVPGIAPLVVEMFKLAKTKRFTVKSLAREMTKRGLLIDGKPIKGDRVFRMLHNPYYVGVIRWNGKQYPGSHEPIVAVDLFEQVQRTLSRSATQIQRYRKHHPLFQGLVTCAACQGLLVWETAKGYWYGKCPKPRSCSRRRFVRQEVIEEQLAGALRRLNAPRPRLTAWLKNELEAGLRSQLSLQEAAAEGLQQEEGRLQAKLTILYDDRLEGRINAGEYDLKAVSLHAQQADIARQLKTLEAEDTSYLETAFSFVEMTQRAADEFTKSTDGDRKRELITELFDKLILDGVQLQPQYNPRATWLLTEILPMTGSGNDRFGPSDSGSRETKKAPVGASRYSWRAVTNSIRTLFNQ, encoded by the coding sequence ATCCTGGTCAGGGTGTCGAGCAAGGAGCAAGAACAAGAGGGCTACTCGCTGCAAGCCCAGGAGCGTTTCCTGCGTGACTACTGCGAGCGCGTCGGTCTGAAAGCTGTTAAACCGTTCCATATTTCTGAGACGGCCTCGAAGGTCGATCAGCGCAAAACGTTCAACGAGACCATGGTCTACCTGAAGAAACACCAAATCTTGCACTTCGTCTGCGAGAAGGTGGATCGCCTGCTGCGAAACTTCAAGGACACGGTCATGGTGGAGGAGTGGCTGGAGGGCGACGACACGCGCCGACTGCACTGCCCCAAGAACTCGCTCGTGCTGCACAAGAACTCGTCTTCTCAGGACAAGTTCGTCTGGGGCATGCACGTGGTGGTAGCTAAGAACTACACCGACAACCTGAGCGAGGAAGTGCGCAAAGGCCAGCTGGAGAAGCTGCGCCAAGGCTGGTTGCCCGCCGTCCCACCGCCCGGCTACGAGAACGTGTTGGAGAGCGGTAAGCGGGTCCAGCGGGTCGTGCCGGGTATCGCACCGCTCGTGGTTGAGATGTTCAAGCTCGCCAAGACGAAGCGCTTCACCGTGAAGTCACTCGCACGGGAGATGACCAAGCGCGGGTTGTTGATCGACGGCAAGCCAATCAAGGGTGACCGGGTCTTCCGGATGCTGCACAACCCCTACTACGTCGGCGTGATCCGGTGGAACGGCAAGCAGTACCCCGGCAGCCACGAGCCGATTGTCGCGGTGGACCTGTTCGAGCAGGTGCAGCGCACGCTGTCTCGCAGTGCCACCCAGATTCAGCGCTACCGCAAACACCATCCGTTGTTTCAGGGGTTGGTGACGTGTGCGGCCTGCCAGGGACTGCTGGTCTGGGAGACTGCCAAGGGCTACTGGTACGGCAAGTGCCCCAAGCCGCGGTCGTGCAGCCGCCGGCGCTTCGTTCGGCAAGAGGTGATCGAGGAGCAGCTGGCTGGGGCCTTACGTCGGCTCAACGCTCCACGGCCTCGCCTGACCGCGTGGCTCAAGAACGAGCTTGAGGCCGGTCTGCGGTCCCAGCTCTCGTTGCAAGAGGCCGCTGCGGAGGGGCTCCAGCAGGAAGAGGGACGACTCCAGGCCAAGCTGACCATCCTGTACGACGACCGCCTCGAAGGGCGGATCAATGCTGGTGAGTACGACCTGAAAGCGGTCTCGCTTCATGCCCAGCAAGCCGACATCGCCCGGCAGCTCAAGACGCTGGAAGCCGAGGACACGTCGTACCTCGAAACTGCCTTCAGCTTCGTTGAGATGACCCAGCGGGCGGCCGACGAGTTCACAAAGTCCACGGACGGCGACCGGAAACGCGAGCTGATTACCGAGCTGTTCGACAAGCTCATTCTGGATGGCGTGCAGCTCCAGCCGCAGTACAACCCTCGTGCTACCTGGCTGCTGACAGAAATCCTGCCGATGACAGGCTCCGGAAACGACAGATTCGGACCGAGTGATTCCGGCTCAAGAGAGACGAAAAAAGCCCCCGTTGGGGCTTCTCGTTACTCTTGGCGGGCAGTCACCAACAGTATTCGTACTCTGTTTAACCAGTAA
- a CDS encoding DUF932 domain-containing protein has product MSANVESMFSVREMPWHREGLVVDQHPTTWEEARQLAGLTWDPITESVYELVSIDGHGRPLYRPIEGWQRIARSDTSATLWINRESYAVIDHGEMGEIVEAVLAMPNVKWETAGSLDEGRSVWCLALLDEPIVLPGDASPTLPYLAITNRHGQPGGCTLRATAVRIVCANTFRAAELEGDRTGTTFSFVHKPGWRNRVVQAREAVTGARQEMRAYEELATELLGISVTAQQRELFVREFIPMPPEGLVTERVARNVEEARKAIRGVLASPTTAPVAHTAYGLVQAAGEYLDHVRRSRTWETKLNRTLIKPEPLKARALSLVREVVRA; this is encoded by the coding sequence ATGTCTGCCAACGTTGAGTCGATGTTCTCCGTCAGGGAGATGCCCTGGCACCGCGAGGGCCTGGTCGTTGACCAACACCCCACCACCTGGGAAGAGGCCCGGCAGCTCGCCGGCCTGACCTGGGACCCGATCACCGAGTCCGTCTACGAGCTCGTCAGCATCGACGGCCACGGTCGGCCGCTGTACCGGCCCATCGAGGGCTGGCAGCGCATCGCCCGCTCCGACACCAGCGCCACCCTGTGGATCAACCGGGAGTCCTACGCCGTCATTGACCACGGGGAGATGGGCGAGATCGTCGAAGCCGTCCTGGCCATGCCCAACGTCAAGTGGGAGACCGCCGGCTCCCTCGACGAAGGCCGCTCCGTCTGGTGCCTGGCCCTGCTAGACGAGCCCATCGTCCTGCCCGGCGACGCGTCCCCGACGCTGCCATACCTGGCCATCACCAACCGGCACGGCCAACCCGGCGGCTGCACCTTGCGAGCCACCGCGGTTCGCATCGTCTGCGCCAACACCTTCCGCGCCGCCGAACTCGAAGGCGACCGCACCGGCACCACGTTCTCGTTCGTGCACAAGCCGGGCTGGCGCAACCGCGTCGTCCAAGCCCGAGAGGCTGTCACCGGCGCTCGTCAGGAGATGCGGGCGTACGAGGAACTGGCTACCGAACTGCTCGGCATATCCGTCACCGCCCAGCAACGGGAGCTGTTCGTCAGGGAGTTCATCCCCATGCCGCCCGAGGGCCTGGTCACTGAGCGAGTCGCCAGAAACGTTGAGGAAGCCCGTAAGGCCATCCGCGGTGTTTTGGCGTCTCCGACTACTGCTCCGGTCGCTCACACCGCCTACGGGCTCGTACAGGCCGCAGGCGAGTACCTGGACCACGTCCGCCGCTCCCGTACGTGGGAGACCAAGCTCAACCGGACGCTCATCAAGCCGGAGCCGCTGAAAGCGCGGGCCCTGAGCCTGGTACGGGAGGTGGTGCGTGCCTGA
- a CDS encoding replication-relaxation family protein, with protein sequence MLKSITENYDITAHATKLRDRGVTGIEALTRLLVPFKGGRADGLTDKEHSALMLLSRVYVATTDQLGRYLFSDSLPSTRERKARRYAQRLARYQLVVRQHRAGMKGQVLTVTPGHRALRGYENILPEGVVRPEGMPYGPALLRRLKATELYVRLIENCRHGGPQPQLFAAFPDGWRKFIGVIDNDSYDDKYMIRPDAAFRLPTPDGDQPWLVTFYDGSEADIRIARTCEDYYKFAQFQIEREHTVPSRVLLVVEASDRASHIQSILARQPERIKNLFTVSTMDDAVSALTSAR encoded by the coding sequence ATGCTCAAATCTATCACCGAGAATTACGACATCACTGCGCATGCCACCAAGCTGCGAGATCGCGGCGTTACTGGGATCGAAGCCCTCACGCGACTGTTGGTGCCATTCAAAGGCGGCCGCGCCGATGGACTAACCGACAAGGAACACAGCGCTTTAATGCTGCTGTCCCGGGTGTATGTCGCAACGACGGATCAACTGGGCCGGTACCTATTTTCGGATAGCTTACCGAGTACCCGTGAGCGCAAGGCTCGACGCTACGCCCAACGCCTGGCCCGGTATCAGTTAGTCGTGCGGCAGCACCGGGCTGGCATGAAGGGCCAAGTGCTTACGGTGACACCGGGCCACCGCGCGCTGCGAGGGTACGAAAACATTCTCCCCGAAGGCGTCGTACGGCCAGAAGGTATGCCGTATGGGCCGGCCTTACTTCGCCGCCTCAAGGCAACTGAACTCTACGTGCGCTTGATCGAGAATTGCCGTCACGGCGGACCCCAGCCGCAGTTATTCGCAGCCTTTCCGGATGGTTGGCGCAAATTTATTGGCGTAATCGACAACGACAGCTATGACGACAAGTACATGATCCGGCCGGATGCAGCCTTTAGGCTGCCAACTCCGGACGGAGACCAGCCTTGGCTGGTGACGTTCTATGACGGCTCTGAGGCGGATATTCGGATCGCCAGGACATGCGAGGACTACTACAAGTTTGCCCAGTTCCAGATCGAGCGCGAGCACACCGTCCCATCCCGCGTGCTACTCGTAGTGGAAGCCAGCGACCGCGCCAGCCACATTCAAAGCATCCTCGCCCGGCAGCCTGAGCGCATAAAGAACTTGTTCACCGTCAGCACCATGGACGACGCAGTTTCGGCTCTGACCTCAGCCCGTTAG
- a CDS encoding replication-relaxation family protein, which yields MPPVRRITSSRLALLADTLTDGEEAVLKALAAVHLATAGHVARIVFGARAPATARSLAHRNLHRLADHGLIRRYRDLSRQRWPGKPGYVYLLTQAGAKLISAAGPGSTHRRDWRPADAFLTHRLAITELYVRLVERARDGTSELLEFKAETDAWRSYRDPMTYRLEYCRPDALVRLRLNQQPRLNWFIEIDRGTESPKRIAEKCRVYRAYEVTEVEQNKHQVFPGVIFIVPDEARAAAIRRVIAKRPAEDRGLFTVTTDSDAIDALHHRLEDTTATAESS from the coding sequence ATGCCTCCTGTCCGTCGCATCACCTCGTCCCGACTGGCTCTCCTGGCCGACACCCTCACGGACGGCGAGGAGGCGGTGCTTAAGGCACTGGCCGCTGTCCATCTGGCCACCGCCGGTCACGTTGCCCGCATCGTGTTCGGTGCTCGCGCTCCGGCCACGGCCCGGTCTTTGGCTCATCGCAACCTTCATCGTCTGGCTGACCATGGGCTGATACGTCGCTACCGCGACCTGTCGCGTCAGCGTTGGCCCGGCAAGCCGGGCTACGTCTACCTGCTGACTCAGGCTGGCGCGAAGCTGATCAGCGCAGCTGGGCCAGGCTCCACCCATCGACGGGACTGGCGTCCAGCAGACGCCTTCCTGACCCACCGGCTCGCCATTACCGAGCTGTACGTTCGCTTGGTGGAGCGGGCGCGTGACGGCACCTCCGAACTGCTTGAGTTCAAGGCCGAGACCGACGCCTGGCGGAGCTACCGCGACCCGATGACCTACCGGCTGGAGTACTGCCGACCGGACGCCCTGGTGCGGCTGCGGCTCAACCAGCAGCCCCGTCTCAACTGGTTCATCGAGATCGACCGGGGCACCGAGTCGCCGAAACGCATCGCCGAGAAGTGCCGTGTGTACCGGGCCTACGAAGTGACCGAGGTTGAGCAAAACAAGCATCAGGTGTTCCCCGGCGTCATCTTCATCGTTCCAGACGAAGCCCGCGCTGCCGCCATCCGCCGGGTCATCGCCAAGCGGCCAGCTGAGGACCGAGGACTGTTCACCGTCACTACCGACTCAGACGCAATTGATGCTCTCCATCACCGCCTCGAAGACACAACGGCCACCGCCGAATCATCTTGA